The Neofelis nebulosa isolate mNeoNeb1 chromosome 1, mNeoNeb1.pri, whole genome shotgun sequence sequence GCCATGCCACCTTTGTCAAGATGCTGCCACACAACTACTGCCACTATGCCCTCTATGACACAACCCGTGAGACCAAGGACAGCAAGAAGGAGGGCCCGGTGTTTATCTTCTGTGCACTGGAGCCTGCACTACTTAAGAGCAAAATGATCTCAGTCAGCTCCAAGGACGCCATCAAGAAGAAGCTGACGGACATCAAGCATGAATTACAAGCAAACTTGTTGTATGAGGAGGTCAAGAACCGCTGCACCCTGTCAGAGAAGCTGGGAGCCAGTGTTGTCATCTCCTTGGAGGGCAAGCCTTATGCGAGCCCCCTGCAGCCCCCTGCCTGGAGTATCTGGCAGCCCCAGACCCACCAACTGGAGGTTGCAGGCTGCACCCTTCCTGCCAGACTGGAGGGGGTGTCGGATCCCAGCAGGGGGAGGGTAATCTCTTTACCCACAAACAGCCCCCTCACCCCCTGgaccttcctccccccccccatccctgatGGTTCTGACCTCCCCAAACTGCTTTAGATGTGATTCCACTTGTGTTGAAGCAGGACCAAGTTCTCCCCAGCCACCCCAGTTTGGGGggtcctgtatttttttaatgacacccCAATTCCCAACATGCTCCTTCCTTTTCCCACTCTGCCAACTTCTAACGGCAGTAGTGACTCTGCGCTTGTCTATTTAGTTCTGTGTATAAATGGAATGTTGTGGAAATGATCTCTCCTTGCGACGGCTGGTTCCCCTCTTCTCTGTCCTTGGTCACAACTACTTATGGAAGCAGGACCAGTAATCGACCTtcagttaaacacacacacacacacacacacacacacacacactcgtacTTGATGTGACCCATTAATGAAGAATGCCATTTTTGTGCATTAGTCGAT is a genomic window containing:
- the LOC131507673 gene encoding LOW QUALITY PROTEIN: cofilin-1-like (The sequence of the model RefSeq protein was modified relative to this genomic sequence to represent the inferred CDS: deleted 2 bases in 1 codon), with product MASGVAVSDGVIKVSSDVELCKSSTPEEVRKHKKAVGFCLSKDKKNIIPRGGRRALPDDVGQTTDDRHATFVKMLPHNYCHYALYDTTRETKDSKKEGPVFIFCALEPALLKSKMISVSSKDAIKKKLTDIKHELQANLLYEEVKNRCTLSEKLGASVVISLEGKPYASPLQPPAWSIWQPQTHQLEVAGCTLPARLEGVSDPSRGRHPSFQEAAVLILCPGAATTHRHRCQPWPGRGRRLVTSSGSHSSSSSPGPSNKLL